AACATGAGGTGCCCCTCCGCCGGGGGCATCCGGGTGTGCGCATCCAGGGCGTCCAGGGGTGACCTGCCCGTTCGTCCGTCGACGGTATCGGGAAAGGGCCGCCGGACGTCCGGGGCGTGACGCGGCCCCCGCCCCCCGGGGCCCACTCGGCGGAGCGGAAGGGGATGTGCATGCTGGGGAGCCGGTCCTCCCATGCGCCCCCTCTCTCGGCTCCCGCGTCCGCTGCTCGCGCTCCCTCTGCTGGTGCTGATGGCGGCCTGTGCTTCGGTGCAGCGGCGCTCTCCGCTGATGGAGCGCGTGGGCAGGTCGGACATGTCCGTGGGCGCGCTGCGCATCCACGTGCGCGACATGGCCCGCCGCTTTCCCGTCATGCTCGAGGCCGTCGCGGATGACGTCGCCAGGCTCTCCGGCTCGGCCGAGATGCGCGAGGCGATGCTCCGGGCCAAGAGCAGCGCCGTCCCCGCCATGCAGGCCGCGCTCCTGCAGCCGGATCCGGTGGCGGCGCTCATCGACGGTTGGGCCTTGCTGGTGCAGATCGAGCAGGCGCTTCCAGCAGCAGGCTCGCCGGATGCGAGGGCCGCCGCCCGGCAGCCGATCGAGAAGATGGAGTCGGAAATGGAGGCGCTCTGGCGGAAGCTCTCGGGCAGCCAGGACGTGTCCAGGCTGCGAGAGCTGATCCAGACGTGGGCCGCGGAGCATCCACTGACGGGCCCTCTCCTGGTGCGCGAGTCCACCGTGCCGCTGCTGGCCGCCTTCACGGATCGCTCTGGGGTGGGGTTGCTGGGGGCGACGGCCAACCTCCTCCAGGACACGCAGGACGTTTTCGCGCGGATGGACGCGTACACCGACAGCCTCCCCCGGCAGGCCCGCTGGCAGGCGGAGCTCGCCGTCCAGGAAATGGTGGAGGGGACTCCGGTGCTGACCTCGGCCATGGCCGAGCTGGAACGGGCCGTGGACGTGCTCGTGCGGGTGGGAGCGCTGGCCGGCGACACCCCCGCGGTGGTGGCTCGCGAGCGCGAGGCGCTGCAGGACTTCATCTCCTCCGAGCGTCTGGCCGTGCTGGATGGCGTGCGGGGCGAGCGCGTGGCGGTGCTGGACGCGCTCCACACCGAGCGGGTGGAGGCGCTGGCGCAGACGGACGCGATGGGGCGCGGCTGGGTGGACCAGGCCTTCGATCGGGCCGAGGCCCTGGTGGACCACATCTTCCTGTGGCTGCTGGGGCTGGTACTCCTGTTCGTGCTGGGCGTGCTCGTGGCCGCGGCACTGCTGGCGTGGGCCTGGCGTCGTGGCGAGCGGTTGCCCGTGGGACGCTCTCGTGGTCGGGTGTCTCCCGTGGAGCCGCACGCGGGGGACACGCGGGTGCATGGGCCGGAGCCGTCGCACGAATCGCCCGGGGAGCACCCGGGCGAGCCGCACCACTAGTGGGTCTGTCCATCGGGTCGGGAGGTGCCCATCGTCTTCTCGAAGGAGGAGCGGTGATGAGCCACGAGCGGCGCCTGTCCCCGGTCGAGCTGTTGCGGCAGCTCACCCTGTCGGTCGAGCGCCTCGCCGCCCAGGGCCTCGCCAGTGGCGCGGTGCGGGGTGCCACCGAGGAGCTGCGGGCGGGACATCCGGAGCTCGACGGGCAACTCCAGGCCGTCTTCCAGGATGTGTTGACGCTGCTCGAGCGCATGGTGCACGAGGCCGCCGGGCGTCCGGTCCGGCCCCCCGAGGAGTGGTCGCGCAGGGTCGCGGAGGGCGCGGTGCGGGGAGCGGTGGAGGAACTGCGGCGCTCGATGCCCGGCGTGGATGCGTTCTCCCATGAGGTGTTGGAGCGGCTGAATCGGTTGCTCGAGCGCTCCACGCGGGTCGCGGCGAACCGGGAGAGGGAGCTTCGC
Above is a window of Cystobacter fuscus DNA encoding:
- a CDS encoding chemotaxis protein yields the protein MRPLSRLPRPLLALPLLVLMAACASVQRRSPLMERVGRSDMSVGALRIHVRDMARRFPVMLEAVADDVARLSGSAEMREAMLRAKSSAVPAMQAALLQPDPVAALIDGWALLVQIEQALPAAGSPDARAAARQPIEKMESEMEALWRKLSGSQDVSRLRELIQTWAAEHPLTGPLLVRESTVPLLAAFTDRSGVGLLGATANLLQDTQDVFARMDAYTDSLPRQARWQAELAVQEMVEGTPVLTSAMAELERAVDVLVRVGALAGDTPAVVAREREALQDFISSERLAVLDGVRGERVAVLDALHTERVEALAQTDAMGRGWVDQAFDRAEALVDHIFLWLLGLVLLFVLGVLVAAALLAWAWRRGERLPVGRSRGRVSPVEPHAGDTRVHGPEPSHESPGEHPGEPHH